One Halichoerus grypus chromosome 1, mHalGry1.hap1.1, whole genome shotgun sequence genomic region harbors:
- the FAM240A gene encoding protein FAM240A, which translates to MNNQYVRREVFCGNTCHELKRFWEREIRKQTCYRESEEYRLGRSALRKLREEWRQRLEAKLRLQNNPDETEKRANVGRELLASLTQDDSKH; encoded by the exons ATGAACAATCAGTACGTCCGCCGGGAGGTCTTCTGCGGGAACACCTGTCACGAGCTCAAGCGCTTCTGGGAGCGCGAGATCCGCAAGCAGACCTGCTACCGGGAATCCGAGGAATACCGACTGGGAAGAAGTGCTCTGAGAAA GCTCAGAGAggaatggaggcagagactggaagcAAAGCTGAGGCTGCAGAACAATCCAGATGAGACCGAAAAGCGGGCAAATGTGGGCCGGGAGCTTCTTGCTTCGCTGACACAAGACGATTCAAAGCACTGA